agtgggatattgggggtgctggggggagtgGGATATTGGGGGTGTcatggggggactgggggggagtGGGATATTGGGGGTGTcatggggggactggggggcagtgggatattgggggtgtcagggggattggggggcagtgggatattgggggtgctggggggagtgGGATATTGGGGGTGTcatggggggactggggggcagtgggatATTGGGGGTGTcatggggggactggggggggagTGGGATATTGGGGGTACTGGGGGTGTAATGGGGGGATTGGGGGGAGTGGGAtattgggggtgctggggagatTGGGGGGAGTGGGATATTGGGGGTGTCAGGGGGGattggggggcagtggggggcagtgggatattgggggtgtcaggggggattgggggggattggggggcagtgggatattgggggtgtcaggggggattggggggcagtgggatattgggggtgctggggggagtgGGATATTGGGGGTGTcatggggggactggggggcagtgggatATTGGGGGTGTcatggggggactgggggggagtGGGATATTGGGGGTACTGGGGGTGTAATGGGGGGATTGGGGGGAGTGGGAtattgggggtgctggggagatTGGGGGGGAGTGGGATATTGGGGGTGTCAGGGGGGattggggggcagtggggggcagtgggatattgggggtgtcaggggggattgggggggattggggggcagtgggatattgggggtgtcaggggggattggggggcagtgggatattggg
This portion of the Grus americana isolate bGruAme1 unplaced genomic scaffold, bGruAme1.mat scaffold_968, whole genome shotgun sequence genome encodes:
- the LOC129201336 gene encoding LOW QUALITY PROTEIN: homeobox protein ESX1-like (The sequence of the model RefSeq protein was modified relative to this genomic sequence to represent the inferred CDS: deleted 2 bases in 1 codon) → SPHDTPNIPLPPSPPMTPPISHSPQHPISHCPPIPPDTPNSPHDTPNIPLPPAPPISHCPPIPPDTPNIPLPPN